Proteins encoded within one genomic window of Mercenaria mercenaria strain notata unplaced genomic scaffold, MADL_Memer_1 contig_4630, whole genome shotgun sequence:
- the LOC128554010 gene encoding uncharacterized protein LOC128554010 — protein MSLSAYFNLANLKAKMDTFLKRTPDTPKKYVYLLDPENGETTKQFIEGFKLFINCDIELKEVQRSTDCKDNLPIILLCRRQTDRAEEDINSTLKYLHTDDLYTRTALINIHVVSDALYLPTVPTTKKISSIFNKDLGIILDFGFVQDGVNKLIYPCKHDVTTNSKQAFHDFVTNK, from the exons ATGAGCTTGTCGGCATATTTCAACTTGGCCAACTTGAAGGCAAAGATGGACACATTTTTAAAACGCACTCCCGATACACCAAAAAAG TATGTGTATCTACTAGACCCAGAGAATGGAGAAACGACAAAGCAATTCATCGAGGgatttaaactatttattaacTGTGATATTGAATTGAAAGAAGTTCAGAGATCGACTGATTGTAAGGATAACCTCCCTATAATTCTATTGTGTAGGAGGCAAACAGACAGGGCTGAAGAAGATATTAACTCAACATTAAAATATCTACATACAG acgATTTGTACACAAGAACTGCTCTTATCAATATCCATGTCGTCAGCGATGCCTTATACTTACCGACAGTCCCAACTACAAAGAAAATCAGCAGTATTTTCAATAAAGATCTGGGTATCATACTAGATTTTGGATTTGTTCAAGATGGTGTCAACAAATTAATTTACCCCTGTAAACATGATGTAACTACGAACTCTAAACAAGCCTTTCATGACTTTGTCACAAATAAATAA